In one window of Pseudodesulfovibrio sediminis DNA:
- a CDS encoding DUF4198 domain-containing protein, translating into MKKCLLTGLFVLLMVSAAFAHFGMIIPDTDMVTQEKKSVDMVLSFSHPFEMVGMTLEKPEAFFVVIDNDKREDLLGTLQATKVMGNQAWSTSYTPKRPGLYGFVFNPVPYKEDAENNYIRHITKVVIDAYGEGEEWNTPVGLETEIVPLTRPFGNYAGNVFQGIVLLNGKPAPYTRVEVEYYNKDKKRSAPTDRMVTQEVIADGQGVFTFVCPWKGWWGFAGLNTAEKPYKGRELELGAVIWVEMR; encoded by the coding sequence ATGAAAAAATGCTTGTTAACGGGCTTGTTTGTCTTGTTGATGGTCTCTGCTGCTTTTGCCCATTTCGGAATGATTATTCCTGATACGGATATGGTTACACAAGAGAAGAAGAGCGTGGACATGGTCCTGTCTTTTTCTCATCCATTCGAAATGGTGGGGATGACACTTGAAAAGCCCGAAGCCTTCTTTGTAGTCATTGATAATGACAAGCGCGAGGATTTGCTCGGTACCCTGCAGGCAACCAAAGTCATGGGCAATCAGGCTTGGAGTACATCATACACCCCCAAACGGCCTGGACTGTACGGCTTTGTTTTCAATCCGGTTCCCTACAAGGAAGATGCCGAGAACAACTACATTCGTCATATCACCAAAGTCGTGATCGATGCATATGGGGAAGGCGAGGAGTGGAACACGCCCGTGGGACTGGAAACAGAAATCGTTCCGCTTACACGTCCTTTTGGTAACTATGCAGGTAACGTGTTTCAGGGAATCGTGCTGCTCAATGGCAAGCCCGCTCCCTATACTCGGGTGGAAGTGGAATACTACAATAAAGACAAGAAGCGTTCGGCTCCCACGGACCGTATGGTCACTCAGGAAGTCATCGCTGACGGACAGGGTGTTTTCACCTTTGTCTGCCCCTGGAAAGGCTGGTGGGGATTTGCCGGTCTGAATACTGCTGAAAAACCCTATAAGGGCCGTGAGCTTGAACTCGGTGCCGTTATCTGGGTGGAAATGAGATAA
- the arsS gene encoding arsenosugar biosynthesis radical SAM (seleno)protein ArsS (Some members of this family are selenoproteins.), with protein sequence MNTFDTKIGGKLKAADLGILQVNVGLKCNQSCVHCHLECSPFREEIMSAETMDRIVALADSINPQMVDITGGAPELNPNLKDFIFKLKQSGQMVQVRTNLSAMEEPGLTDFPQFFADNAIGLVASMPCYLEENVTKMRGDGCFSSSIKMLKKLNELGYGTRDGLTLDLVFNPGGPSLPPGQECLEQAYKKEMLERYSIVFNRLLTITNLPIGRYMEELQELGQADEYMDLLVQSFNPATVEGLMCRHQVNIGWDGQLYDCDFNQALRLPTEQAAPGKLDEFDMEKMVHRYVVTGPHCFGCTAGAGSSCGGAIES encoded by the coding sequence ATGAATACATTTGATACGAAGATCGGTGGCAAGCTGAAGGCAGCGGACCTTGGCATTCTGCAGGTTAATGTCGGGCTTAAATGCAATCAGTCCTGTGTGCACTGCCATCTGGAGTGTTCTCCATTTCGGGAAGAAATCATGTCAGCCGAGACCATGGATCGCATTGTGGCTCTTGCCGATTCAATCAACCCGCAGATGGTGGACATCACCGGGGGCGCGCCGGAGCTCAACCCGAATCTCAAGGACTTCATTTTCAAACTCAAGCAGTCGGGGCAGATGGTACAGGTCAGGACGAATCTGTCTGCCATGGAAGAACCCGGTCTGACGGATTTTCCACAGTTCTTTGCCGATAATGCCATAGGCCTTGTGGCTTCCATGCCCTGTTATTTGGAAGAAAATGTGACTAAAATGCGTGGTGACGGTTGTTTCAGCAGCAGTATCAAGATGCTCAAGAAGCTCAATGAATTGGGATATGGGACTCGTGACGGGTTGACGCTCGATCTGGTCTTCAATCCGGGAGGGCCAAGTCTGCCGCCAGGTCAGGAGTGTCTGGAGCAGGCCTATAAAAAAGAGATGTTGGAACGGTATTCGATTGTCTTCAATCGTCTGCTGACCATTACCAATCTTCCCATTGGCCGGTATATGGAAGAGCTGCAGGAGCTTGGGCAGGCTGATGAATACATGGACCTGCTGGTGCAATCCTTCAATCCGGCAACTGTCGAGGGCCTGATGTGTCGGCATCAGGTGAATATCGGTTGGGATGGTCAACTGTATGATTGCGATTTCAATCAGGCGTTGCGTTTACCCACCGAGCAGGCAGCTCCGGGAAAACTGGATGAATTTGATATGGAGAAGATGGTACACAGGTACGTGGTCACCGGTCCTCACTGCTTTGGGTGTACAGCCGGAGCCGGATCGAGCTGTGGTGGCGCCATCGAGTCCTAG
- a CDS encoding dihydroorotate dehydrogenase has translation MDMNVSLNGLELKNPVMTASGTFGFGLEFAPYGDLEQLGGLVAKGISLKPREGNPMPRIAETPCGMLNAIGIQNPGVEDFVTKALPALKNRDVAVLANLYACDAEEFGELAAVLADEDGIAALEVNVSCPNVKEGGIAFGQDPAQITRVTEAVKKKAPGKHVMVKLSPNVTDIAVCAKAAAEGGADSLSLINTLSGMAVDVRKRAPRIANVIAGLSGPAIKPVALRCVYQAVQAVDIPVVGMGGIASAEDALEFILVGAHAVQVGTANFLRPDFAFGLAKEMESLLKSIGATSLEEFRGSLQLPL, from the coding sequence ATGGATATGAACGTTTCATTGAATGGCCTGGAGTTGAAGAATCCGGTCATGACCGCATCCGGGACCTTTGGTTTCGGGTTGGAATTTGCGCCCTACGGCGATCTTGAGCAGCTCGGCGGACTCGTGGCCAAAGGCATCTCTTTAAAGCCGCGAGAGGGCAACCCCATGCCCCGTATCGCCGAGACCCCGTGTGGCATGCTCAATGCCATCGGCATCCAGAATCCCGGGGTGGAGGACTTTGTCACCAAGGCCTTGCCCGCCCTCAAGAACAGGGACGTGGCTGTGCTTGCCAATTTGTACGCGTGTGACGCCGAGGAATTCGGTGAGTTGGCTGCTGTGCTGGCCGACGAAGACGGTATCGCTGCCCTTGAAGTCAATGTGTCGTGTCCCAATGTCAAAGAGGGCGGTATCGCCTTTGGACAGGACCCGGCGCAGATTACCAGGGTCACCGAAGCCGTGAAGAAAAAAGCGCCGGGCAAGCATGTCATGGTCAAACTGTCGCCCAACGTGACAGACATCGCCGTCTGCGCCAAGGCCGCGGCCGAAGGTGGCGCCGACTCCCTGTCGCTCATCAATACGCTCTCAGGCATGGCCGTGGATGTCCGTAAACGGGCGCCTCGCATTGCCAACGTCATCGCCGGACTGTCCGGCCCGGCTATTAAGCCCGTGGCGCTTCGTTGCGTGTATCAGGCCGTGCAGGCTGTGGATATCCCGGTGGTGGGCATGGGGGGCATTGCCTCTGCTGAAGACGCCCTGGAGTTCATTCTGGTGGGCGCCCATGCCGTGCAGGTGGGGACTGCCAATTTCCTGCGTCCTGACTTCGCTTTTGGTCTGGCAAAGGAGATGGAATCCCTGCTGAAATCAATCGGTGCGACCAGTCTGGAAGAGTTTCGCGGAAGTCTTCAGCTTCCTTTATGA
- a CDS encoding response regulator codes for MSNSLESYLWHMEEESVVSLCETYTTIDIVSYINVSDHRGNTIFRYGNIFEGETLVKEREVRYENIEVGLVRLGFNPTVFKEKVFHTTTISFIALLSLVVVLGVFTKSILRRNLLIPFGRLIERIEDISAGKYSEQNDVENMLEIEQILSKFNEMAEQVQLREKELKQSEEQYRRLFETSIEGVIVLDADMNISMANQILADMFGYTKEEIIGKPVSSLMHPDDLEEHEKEMEKRRAGYASQYERKMVRKDSSVLWAIVSSSPMLSENGEYLGSFGMITNISDLRTAQAELKLAYDVMEQRVIERTDELNKMNRLLTSEIHIRKQTEKEIIEAKEAAEQATKAKSEFLANMSHEIRTPMNAIIGMTHLAKMTELTVAQQDYLEKIDISARSLLGIINDILDMSKIEAGMLSVEAVGFKLDQVLEQLATIVSPRANEKKLEFLINVADNVPPAVVGDSMRLSQILINLCNNAVKFTESGSVVVSIHIVEKTDKDVKLRFAVKDEGIGIQSDKIGDLFQPFTQADASTTRKYGGTGLGLNLCNQLVSLMGGEIGAESEFGKGSLFWFEVTFPIHYEQDPHAQLPEDLRGLSVLVVDDNSTSRIILKGMLEHMGLKVDLATSGREALELLRTMPVESAYKLLIIDWRMPGMDGLQTASTILSDANIKVKPPMFMVSAYGNATLVKKTTDLGFKGLLFKPVNQSFLFNLVVETLGKGLVTKGERQHLDANTSTLNGAQVLLVEDNAINRQVVQEILASVGVNVAEVENGQEALDYLDENDVDLVLMDIQMPVMDGHRAASLIRKQSRFNNLPIIAMTAHAMVEDVEKSKANGMNGHIAKPFDPDDLFAVLLQWIKPHRVSVQPQEKEESNSGSSSGSIDSMQGIDVELGLRRARGNEKLYKNLLLLLDEKYAEAADDIAKALAEGRTEDGIGLAHSVKGTSGMLGAMELFEAAGHLENVLDEQAEDEIESALERFTRELDIVIESISVLKEASRGERVLRQGQVSDLADLHHVIEALKDPLSQGAPVDCRAGAEKVKELVWPDSVHTELEHMLKLIAEYDFKKALAVLEDVEKALG; via the coding sequence TTGTCCAATTCTCTTGAGTCGTACCTCTGGCATATGGAGGAGGAGTCAGTCGTCAGCCTGTGTGAAACATACACGACGATTGACATCGTGTCGTATATCAACGTTTCAGACCATCGAGGGAACACGATCTTTCGGTATGGCAACATCTTTGAAGGAGAGACGCTCGTCAAAGAGCGGGAAGTCCGCTATGAGAATATCGAGGTCGGTCTTGTTCGATTGGGCTTTAATCCGACTGTTTTCAAGGAAAAAGTATTTCACACGACAACCATCAGTTTTATCGCCTTGCTTTCTCTCGTGGTTGTTCTCGGTGTTTTCACCAAGTCCATTTTACGACGAAATCTGCTCATACCTTTTGGCAGGCTTATTGAGCGCATTGAGGATATTTCAGCCGGGAAGTATTCTGAACAGAACGATGTTGAAAATATGCTGGAAATCGAACAGATTTTGTCCAAGTTCAACGAGATGGCGGAACAGGTTCAATTGCGCGAAAAAGAGCTCAAGCAAAGCGAAGAACAGTATCGTCGACTCTTTGAGACCAGTATCGAAGGTGTCATCGTTCTTGATGCCGATATGAATATCTCTATGGCCAACCAGATTCTGGCTGACATGTTCGGGTATACCAAGGAAGAAATCATTGGCAAACCGGTGTCGAGCCTGATGCATCCCGACGATTTGGAAGAGCATGAAAAAGAGATGGAGAAACGGCGCGCAGGATATGCCTCCCAATATGAACGAAAGATGGTGCGTAAGGACTCCAGTGTGCTGTGGGCCATTGTTTCCTCAAGTCCCATGCTGTCCGAGAACGGCGAGTATCTGGGGTCTTTTGGAATGATTACGAATATTTCCGACCTGCGCACCGCCCAGGCAGAACTCAAGTTGGCCTATGATGTGATGGAGCAGCGGGTCATTGAGCGCACGGATGAGTTGAACAAGATGAATCGCCTGCTTACCTCGGAAATTCATATTCGGAAGCAGACTGAGAAAGAGATTATTGAAGCCAAGGAAGCGGCTGAACAGGCGACCAAGGCCAAGAGCGAGTTTCTGGCCAATATGAGTCATGAAATCCGCACCCCGATGAATGCAATCATCGGCATGACGCATCTGGCCAAAATGACGGAACTGACAGTGGCGCAGCAGGATTATCTGGAGAAGATTGATATCTCGGCGCGTTCCCTGCTTGGCATCATCAACGATATTCTGGATATGTCCAAGATTGAAGCCGGTATGTTGAGTGTCGAAGCGGTCGGCTTCAAGCTTGATCAGGTGCTGGAGCAGCTGGCAACGATCGTTTCTCCCAGAGCCAATGAGAAGAAACTCGAGTTTCTCATTAATGTCGCCGACAATGTGCCACCCGCCGTTGTTGGTGACTCCATGCGGCTTTCGCAGATTCTGATCAACCTGTGCAACAATGCCGTAAAATTTACCGAGAGCGGCTCCGTTGTCGTATCAATTCATATTGTCGAGAAGACCGACAAGGACGTGAAGTTGCGGTTTGCTGTCAAGGACGAGGGGATCGGCATCCAGTCCGATAAGATCGGTGATCTCTTTCAGCCATTTACTCAAGCGGACGCCTCCACGACGCGCAAGTATGGCGGGACCGGTCTCGGTCTGAATCTCTGTAATCAACTGGTCTCGCTCATGGGTGGTGAGATTGGCGCAGAGAGTGAATTTGGCAAAGGGAGCCTGTTCTGGTTTGAGGTGACGTTCCCCATTCATTACGAGCAGGACCCGCATGCACAGTTGCCGGAAGATTTACGCGGTCTGTCCGTGCTTGTGGTGGATGATAATTCGACTTCGCGGATTATCCTGAAAGGCATGCTTGAACACATGGGGTTGAAGGTCGATCTGGCAACATCCGGTAGGGAAGCCCTCGAACTCCTGCGCACCATGCCAGTGGAGAGCGCCTATAAATTGCTGATCATTGATTGGCGTATGCCCGGTATGGATGGTTTGCAGACAGCGAGCACGATCCTCTCCGACGCCAACATCAAGGTCAAACCTCCCATGTTCATGGTCTCTGCCTATGGCAACGCGACGTTGGTCAAGAAGACGACCGATTTGGGATTCAAGGGACTTTTATTCAAACCGGTCAATCAATCGTTTTTGTTCAATCTTGTGGTGGAAACGCTTGGCAAGGGGCTGGTTACCAAGGGCGAAAGGCAGCATCTGGATGCAAACACCAGTACCCTGAATGGGGCGCAAGTGCTGTTGGTGGAAGACAACGCCATCAACAGGCAGGTGGTGCAGGAAATTCTTGCTTCAGTGGGGGTGAATGTCGCGGAGGTCGAGAACGGGCAGGAAGCCCTGGATTATCTGGACGAGAATGACGTTGATCTGGTGCTGATGGATATCCAGATGCCGGTTATGGACGGCCACAGGGCCGCTTCGCTGATCAGGAAACAAAGCCGATTTAACAATTTGCCCATCATTGCCATGACAGCGCATGCCATGGTGGAAGATGTTGAAAAGAGCAAGGCCAACGGTATGAACGGTCATATTGCCAAGCCTTTCGATCCTGATGATCTCTTTGCAGTCCTGTTGCAGTGGATCAAGCCGCATCGGGTCTCTGTTCAGCCGCAAGAGAAGGAAGAGAGCAATTCGGGAAGCAGCAGCGGCTCCATTGACAGCATGCAGGGTATCGATGTTGAGTTGGGGCTGCGCAGAGCTCGTGGAAACGAGAAGTTATATAAGAATCTTCTTTTGTTGTTGGATGAAAAATACGCCGAAGCTGCAGATGATATCGCGAAAGCACTGGCCGAGGGACGAACGGAAGACGGTATAGGGCTGGCCCATTCGGTCAAGGGCACCTCTGGTATGTTGGGAGCCATGGAATTGTTCGAAGCGGCAGGGCATCTCGAAAACGTGCTGGATGAGCAGGCTGAGGACGAAATCGAGTCCGCTCTGGAGCGGTTCACTCGTGAACTGGACATTGTCATTGAGAGCATCTCTGTGCTCAAGGAGGCCAGTCGGGGTGAAAGAGTTCTCCGGCAGGGGCAGGTATCGGATCTTGCTGATTTGCACCATGTTATAGAAGCCCTCAAGGATCCCTTGTCTCAGGGGGCGCCGGTTGACTGTCGCGCCGGAGCTGAAAAGGTGAAGGAACTCGTTTGGCCCGATTCCGTGCATACTGAGCTTGAACACATGCTCAAGCTGATTGCCGAGTATGATTTCAAGAAAGCTCTGGCCGTGTTGGAAGATGTGGAGAAAGCGCTCGGCTGA
- a CDS encoding dihydroorotate dehydrogenase electron transfer subunit, whose product MSLRNCRIVKVLEVSPVGQSNSAGDFFELKLEYPDWDGWKPGQFVMIRPTNWELDMLWGRPFSICSADGTSLTLFIQSVGRGTSRIAKLVPGDEVTVWGPLGNNLAVEPDTPTLLLAGGIGIAPFCGYVEQHSAPENLKLFLAHRLPLECYPYEALCGKVDGQSMIDRKPEDLKAIIATLKDLIREYAEQDGLILCCGPTPFMKTVQTFANEFGARAQVSLENRMACGVGACLGCVTKDGEGHHVQVCTRGPVFWTDKVEL is encoded by the coding sequence ATGTCCTTGAGGAATTGTCGTATTGTCAAGGTATTGGAAGTTTCCCCGGTCGGTCAATCAAATTCGGCTGGTGATTTTTTCGAGCTGAAGTTGGAGTACCCGGACTGGGATGGGTGGAAGCCCGGCCAGTTTGTCATGATCCGCCCCACCAATTGGGAGTTGGATATGCTCTGGGGCCGCCCCTTTTCCATCTGTTCTGCGGATGGCACATCCCTGACCCTGTTTATCCAGAGTGTGGGCCGTGGCACAAGTCGTATCGCCAAGCTTGTCCCTGGTGACGAGGTCACTGTGTGGGGGCCGCTCGGCAATAATCTCGCCGTAGAGCCGGATACGCCGACCCTGCTGCTTGCCGGGGGCATCGGCATCGCACCTTTTTGCGGTTATGTCGAGCAACATTCCGCACCCGAAAACCTCAAACTTTTCCTGGCTCATCGTTTACCGCTGGAATGTTACCCCTATGAAGCCCTCTGTGGCAAGGTCGACGGGCAATCAATGATTGACCGGAAACCGGAAGACCTGAAGGCCATCATCGCTACGCTCAAGGATCTCATTCGTGAGTACGCCGAGCAGGACGGGCTGATACTGTGCTGCGGTCCTACGCCGTTCATGAAGACAGTGCAGACATTTGCCAATGAGTTCGGTGCGCGGGCGCAGGTGTCTCTGGAAAACCGTATGGCCTGCGGTGTGGGAGCGTGTCTCGGCTGTGTGACCAAAGATGGTGAAGGGCATCATGTGCAGGTGTGTACGCGCGGCCCGGTGTTCTGGACAGACAAAGTGGAATTGTAG